A part of Larimichthys crocea isolate SSNF chromosome VII, L_crocea_2.0, whole genome shotgun sequence genomic DNA contains:
- the ncam1b gene encoding neural cell adhesion molecule 1b isoform X2: MVQLRDIFLALLLVGCTVSLEVLITPSQGEISLGESKFFMCEVVGGAKHIDWFGPRGDRIEPNRPDITVTRNDESSSTLTLYKAGTENAGTYKCVASSGDEQAESTVKVKIFQKITFTNAPSPQEFTEGDNANIICDVISSPPPTVFWKYKGAKIQLEKDVRFKVLGNNHLQIRGIKKTDEGSYTCEGRLMARGEIDLRVIKVVVNVLPTIRVWQSEVNATADVGQPAMLTCAVDGYPEPMVTWTRNDVVLEAGEKYSFNEDGSEMTIMDVTKLDEGEYTCIAKNKAGESEQELSLRVFVKPKITYMVNQSSSEMEEQVTLTCEASGDPTPTINWSYGERVFTEGEQAHLNRIYQASWTRPEQHKSLDGNVVVRSDARVSSLTLKYVKYTDAGQYLCTARSAIGEDAQMAYLEVRYAPKIHGAVAVYTWEGNAVNISCEVKAHPSDVSIVWLRDGLQLPNSNTTNIKIFRTPLSSYLQITPESENDFGSYNCTASNEMGTESKEFLLIQAEVPSAPSISEVRPFSTTALIQFEEPESTGGVRVLKYRAEWRTHGRGSWVQRIYEVQDGSAGEVTITGLKPETGYEVKLSAINGKGEGENSPAEVFKTEPVRNPNPPKLLGALQPKGNSLKVSWIKQDDGGSPILHYLVRYKPLQATEWKQEIRLPSGSDYVVLSGLEWDTEYNVYVVAENQKGKSQPASMSFRTSTEPDAIPDLGDEAALSMGIMLWAGILVVVFVLLLLAVDVTCYFVNKCGLIMCLCGKSGTGTKGHNLEEGKAAFMKDESKEPIVEVRTEDECTANHNAAGPTEPNETTPLTEPELAAYTAALALDTLSSVATNSDTATATIDPGQDSPSSETTTLTCSLSTPANDPSEPSPTPVPAPTPESNTAPPTPVISTSAVEAKMAPLVEQRGSNVVEEQEKKTTPPCTPERTRAQKAGTPIPPKRRHSPKLAALNAKGSPPVSPLAASSPVLEGKKPAPSPPVSKLSNPPHAVALDTDTPAQTASTLSTTAPPKPDPDSNPTAPAPSGFSLTAFDTHEKPADQTVDDNIPTAKEATTSAPPVIHGALKVPDAEESAPLVADVPSPLPVTPIGLEAPVSNDFLTSMSDTYDLLTPDAGPKRSNLELELSNGTERFSEPPADLISLESPPSAPSLPNGDGADLPLSGPVLEASETLAKTAPPVNDEKIFSDEKGKLEEAELSNALTEIAAEHNSVIQTNTTESKA, translated from the exons TTTCTCTGGAAGTGCTGATCACACCAAGTCAGGGTGAGATTAGTCTTGGAGAGTCCAAATTCTTCATGTGTGAAG TTGTAGGTGGTGCCAAGCATATAGACTGGTTTGGACCACGCGGGGACAGGATAGAACCGAACAGACCAGACATAACGGTGACACGTAACGATGAGTCATCTTCCACCCTGACGCTGTATAAAGCCGGGACTGAAAATGCAGGGACGTACAAGTGTGTAGCTTCCAGCGGAGACGAGCAAGCGGAGTCAACCGTCAAAGTGAAAATCTTtc AAAAAATCACCTTCACGAATGCACCCTCACCCCAAGAGTTTACCGAGGGAGACAACGCAAACATCATCTGTGACGTCATCAGTTCACCTCCGCCCACCGTCTTCTGGAAATATAAAGGAGCAAAAATCCAGCTGGAAAAAGATG TTCGCTTTAAGGTGCTGGGAAACAATCACCTCCAGATCCGTGGCATAAAGAAGACCGATGAGGGCTCGTATACCTGCGAGGGTCGCCTCATGGCCCGCGGCGAGATTGATCTGCGGGTCATCAAGGTCGTCGTGAACG tgcTCCCGACCATCAGGGTATGGCAGTCAGAGGTGAATGCCACAGCAGATGTCGGGCAGCCTGCCATGTTGACTTGTGCGGTTGATGGCTATCCTGAACCCATGGTGACCTGGACAAG GAACGATGTAGTTCTGGAGGCCGGAGAGAAGTACAGCTTTAATGAAGATGGCTCAGAAATGACTATAATGGATGTGACCAAGCTGGATGAAGGAGAGTACACCTGCATCGCCAAGAACAAGGCTGGTGAAAGCGAGCAGGAGCTCAGTCTGAGAGTGTTTG TCAAACCTAAGATCACGTACATGGTAAACCAGAGCAGCTCGGAGATGGAGGAGCAGGTAACTCTGACTTGCGAAGCATCAGGAGATCCCACTCCCACCATCAACTGGAGCTACGGTGAACGCGTCTTCACGGAAGGAGAGcag GCACATCTAAACAGGATCTATCAG GCATCATGGACTCGACCCGAGCAGCACAAG AGTCTGGATGGAAATGTGGTGGTGAGGAGTGATGCTCGCGTGTCCTCCCTCACTCTGAAGTATGTCAAGTACACAGACGCCGGGCAGTACCTCTGCACAGCACGCAGTGCAATTGGAGAGGATGCTCAGATGGCATATTTGGAAGTCCGCT ATGCTCCTAAGATCCACGGTGCAGTGGCTGTGTACACCTGGGAGGGAAACGCCGTAAATATCAGTTGCGAGGTCAAGGCTCATCCCAGTGATGTATCTATTGTGTGGCTGAGAGATGGACTGCAGCTCCCCAactccaacaccaccaacatTAAAATCTTCAGAACTCCTTTATCCAGCTACcttcag aTAACACCCGAGTCCGAAAATGACTTTGGGAGCTATAACTGCACTGCTTCAAATGAGATGGGTACAGAGTCCAAGGAGTTCCTGCTCATTCAGGCCG AGGTGCCATCAGCTCCTTCCATCAGCGAGGTGAGACCCTTCTCCACCACAGCACTCATCCAGTTTGAGGAGCCCGAATCGACCGGAGGTGTTCGCGTCCTGAAATACAGAGCGGAGTGGAGGACTCATGGCAGGGGCAGCTGGGTGCAGAGGATCTACGAAGTCCAAGACG GCTCCGCCGGCGAGGTGACTATCACCGGCCTGAAGCCAGAGACGGGCTACGAAGTGAAGTTGTCAGCGATCAACGGGAAGGGCGAAGGTGAAAACAGCCCCGCTGAGGTCTTCAAGACGGAGCCTGTCC GGAATCCCAATCCTCCTAAACTGCTAGGGGCACTTCAACCCAAAGGCAACTCCCTCAAAGTCAGCTGGATCAAGCAGGACGACGGCGGCTCGCCCATTTTACATTATCTTGTCCGCTATAAGCCA CTACAGGCAACAGAGTGGAAACAAGAAATCCGGCTGCCCAGCGGCAGTGACTACGTTGTTCTCAGCGGGTTGGAGTGGGACACCGAATACAACGTGTACGTGGTGGCAGAGAATCAGAAGGGCAAATCGCAGCCGGCGTCCATGTCCTTCAGGACGTCCACAGAGCCAGATGCCATCCCAG ATTTGGGTGATGAAGCGGCGCTCTCCATGGGCATCATGCTCTGGGCAGGGATCCTTGTTGTAGTATTTGTGctcctgctgctggctgtggaCGTCACCTGTTACTTTGTCAACAAATGCGGCCTCATCATGTGTCTCTGTGGCAAGTCCGGCACAGGGACCAAAGGACACAACTTGGAGGAGGGAAAGGCAGCTTTCAT GAAAGACGAGTCCAAAGAGCCGATAGTAGAAGTCAGAACAGAGGACGAGTGCACAGCCAATCATAACGCAGCGGGGCCGACAGAACCCAACGAAACCACACCTCTCACAGAGCCAGA GCTGGCGGCTTACACTGCTGCTCTGGCACTGGACACCCTCTCCTCCGTAGCCACCAACTCTGACACAGCCACTGCAACAATTGACCCCGGTCAGGACAGCCCCTCTAGCGAGACCACTACCCTCACTTGTAGCCTGTCCACCCCTGCCAACGACCCCTCAGAACCTTCACCCACCCCCGTCCCGGCCCCGACGCCAGAGTCGAACACCGCCCCGCCGACTCCCGTCATCTCCACCTCCGCCGTCGAAGCTAAAATGGCCCCGTTAGTAGAACAAAGAGGAAGTAACGTCGTAGAAGAACAGGAGAAAAAGACCACCCCGCCTTGTACGCCTGAACGGACTAGAGCTCAAAAGGCTGGGACACCGATACCACCGAAGCGTAGACACTCTCCTAAACTCGCCGCCCTGAATGCTAAAGGTAGCCCCCCTGTATCTCCACTGGCTGCGTCCTCTCCCGTTCTCGAAGGCAAGAAACCAGCTCCGAGTCCACCGGTGAGCAAGCTTTCCAATCCGCCACACGCCGTAGCCTTAGACACCGACACACCAGCACAAACTGCCTCCACTCTCTCAACCACTGCCCCTCCAAAACCAGACCCCGATTCAAATCCAACCGCCCCAGCTCCCAGTGGGTTTAGCCTCACTGCCTTTGACACACATGAGAAACCAGCTGACCAAACTGTTGACGATAACATACCCACTGCCAAAGAAGCTACAACTAGCGCTCCTCCAGTGATCCACGGCGCTCTAAAAGTCCCGGACGCTGAAGAATCTGCTCCTCTAGTTGCAGATGTCCCCTCTCCTTTACCCGTTACTCCCATTGGCCTCGAGGCGCCGGTCTCAAACGATTTCCTCACATCAATGTCAGACACATATGACTTACTAACCCCAGACGCGGGGCCCAAAAGATCAAATTTAGAGCTAGAGCTGTCAAACGGGACAGAAAGATTCTCCGAGCCTCCCGCAGACCTCATTAGCTTAGAGAGCCCGCCCTCTGCCCCCTCTCTGCCCAATGGAGACGGAGCAGACCTCCCCCTCTCAGGCCCAGTTCTGGAGGCATCAGAGACTCTGGCCAAGACTGCTCCTCCTGTCAACGATGA
- the ncam1b gene encoding neural cell adhesion molecule 1b isoform X5 — MVQLRDIFLALLLVGCTVSLEVLITPSQGEISLGESKFFMCEVVGGAKHIDWFGPRGDRIEPNRPDITVTRNDESSSTLTLYKAGTENAGTYKCVASSGDEQAESTVKVKIFQKITFTNAPSPQEFTEGDNANIICDVISSPPPTVFWKYKGAKIQLEKDVRFKVLGNNHLQIRGIKKTDEGSYTCEGRLMARGEIDLRVIKVVVNVLPTIRVWQSEVNATADVGQPAMLTCAVDGYPEPMVTWTRNDVVLEAGEKYSFNEDGSEMTIMDVTKLDEGEYTCIAKNKAGESEQELSLRVFVKPKITYMVNQSSSEMEEQVTLTCEASGDPTPTINWSYGERVFTEGEQAHLNRIYQSLDGNVVVRSDARVSSLTLKYVKYTDAGQYLCTARSAIGEDAQMAYLEVRYAPKIHGAVAVYTWEGNAVNISCEVKAHPSDVSIVWLRDGLQLPNSNTTNIKIFRTPLSSYLQITPESENDFGSYNCTASNEMGTESKEFLLIQAEVPSAPSISEVRPFSTTALIQFEEPESTGGVRVLKYRAEWRTHGRGSWVQRIYEVQDGSAGEVTITGLKPETGYEVKLSAINGKGEGENSPAEVFKTEPVQGNPNPPKLLGALQPKGNSLKVSWIKQDDGGSPILHYLVRYKPLQATEWKQEIRLPSGSDYVVLSGLEWDTEYNVYVVAENQKGKSQPASMSFRTSTEPDAIPDLGDEAALSMGIMLWAGILVVVFVLLLLAVDVTCYFVNKCGLIMCLCGKSGTGTKGHNLEEGKAAFMKDESKEPIVEVRTEDECTANHNAAGPTEPNETTPLTEPELAAYTAALALDTLSSVATNSDTATATIDPGQDSPSSETTTLTCSLSTPANDPSEPSPTPVPAPTPESNTAPPTPVISTSAVEAKMAPLVEQRGSNVVEEQEKKTTPPCTPERTRAQKAGTPIPPKRRHSPKLAALNAKGSPPVSPLAASSPVLEGKKPAPSPPVSKLSNPPHAVALDTDTPAQTASTLSTTAPPKPDPDSNPTAPAPSGFSLTAFDTHEKPADQTVDDNIPTAKEATTSAPPVIHGALKVPDAEESAPLVADVPSPLPVTPIGLEAPVSNDFLTSMSDTYDLLTPDAGPKRSNLELELSNGTERFSEPPADLISLESPPSAPSLPNGDGADLPLSGPVLEASETLAKTAPPVNDEKIFSDEKGKLEEAELSNALTEIAAEHNSVIQTNTTESKA, encoded by the exons TTTCTCTGGAAGTGCTGATCACACCAAGTCAGGGTGAGATTAGTCTTGGAGAGTCCAAATTCTTCATGTGTGAAG TTGTAGGTGGTGCCAAGCATATAGACTGGTTTGGACCACGCGGGGACAGGATAGAACCGAACAGACCAGACATAACGGTGACACGTAACGATGAGTCATCTTCCACCCTGACGCTGTATAAAGCCGGGACTGAAAATGCAGGGACGTACAAGTGTGTAGCTTCCAGCGGAGACGAGCAAGCGGAGTCAACCGTCAAAGTGAAAATCTTtc AAAAAATCACCTTCACGAATGCACCCTCACCCCAAGAGTTTACCGAGGGAGACAACGCAAACATCATCTGTGACGTCATCAGTTCACCTCCGCCCACCGTCTTCTGGAAATATAAAGGAGCAAAAATCCAGCTGGAAAAAGATG TTCGCTTTAAGGTGCTGGGAAACAATCACCTCCAGATCCGTGGCATAAAGAAGACCGATGAGGGCTCGTATACCTGCGAGGGTCGCCTCATGGCCCGCGGCGAGATTGATCTGCGGGTCATCAAGGTCGTCGTGAACG tgcTCCCGACCATCAGGGTATGGCAGTCAGAGGTGAATGCCACAGCAGATGTCGGGCAGCCTGCCATGTTGACTTGTGCGGTTGATGGCTATCCTGAACCCATGGTGACCTGGACAAG GAACGATGTAGTTCTGGAGGCCGGAGAGAAGTACAGCTTTAATGAAGATGGCTCAGAAATGACTATAATGGATGTGACCAAGCTGGATGAAGGAGAGTACACCTGCATCGCCAAGAACAAGGCTGGTGAAAGCGAGCAGGAGCTCAGTCTGAGAGTGTTTG TCAAACCTAAGATCACGTACATGGTAAACCAGAGCAGCTCGGAGATGGAGGAGCAGGTAACTCTGACTTGCGAAGCATCAGGAGATCCCACTCCCACCATCAACTGGAGCTACGGTGAACGCGTCTTCACGGAAGGAGAGcag GCACATCTAAACAGGATCTATCAG AGTCTGGATGGAAATGTGGTGGTGAGGAGTGATGCTCGCGTGTCCTCCCTCACTCTGAAGTATGTCAAGTACACAGACGCCGGGCAGTACCTCTGCACAGCACGCAGTGCAATTGGAGAGGATGCTCAGATGGCATATTTGGAAGTCCGCT ATGCTCCTAAGATCCACGGTGCAGTGGCTGTGTACACCTGGGAGGGAAACGCCGTAAATATCAGTTGCGAGGTCAAGGCTCATCCCAGTGATGTATCTATTGTGTGGCTGAGAGATGGACTGCAGCTCCCCAactccaacaccaccaacatTAAAATCTTCAGAACTCCTTTATCCAGCTACcttcag aTAACACCCGAGTCCGAAAATGACTTTGGGAGCTATAACTGCACTGCTTCAAATGAGATGGGTACAGAGTCCAAGGAGTTCCTGCTCATTCAGGCCG AGGTGCCATCAGCTCCTTCCATCAGCGAGGTGAGACCCTTCTCCACCACAGCACTCATCCAGTTTGAGGAGCCCGAATCGACCGGAGGTGTTCGCGTCCTGAAATACAGAGCGGAGTGGAGGACTCATGGCAGGGGCAGCTGGGTGCAGAGGATCTACGAAGTCCAAGACG GCTCCGCCGGCGAGGTGACTATCACCGGCCTGAAGCCAGAGACGGGCTACGAAGTGAAGTTGTCAGCGATCAACGGGAAGGGCGAAGGTGAAAACAGCCCCGCTGAGGTCTTCAAGACGGAGCCTGTCC AAG GGAATCCCAATCCTCCTAAACTGCTAGGGGCACTTCAACCCAAAGGCAACTCCCTCAAAGTCAGCTGGATCAAGCAGGACGACGGCGGCTCGCCCATTTTACATTATCTTGTCCGCTATAAGCCA CTACAGGCAACAGAGTGGAAACAAGAAATCCGGCTGCCCAGCGGCAGTGACTACGTTGTTCTCAGCGGGTTGGAGTGGGACACCGAATACAACGTGTACGTGGTGGCAGAGAATCAGAAGGGCAAATCGCAGCCGGCGTCCATGTCCTTCAGGACGTCCACAGAGCCAGATGCCATCCCAG ATTTGGGTGATGAAGCGGCGCTCTCCATGGGCATCATGCTCTGGGCAGGGATCCTTGTTGTAGTATTTGTGctcctgctgctggctgtggaCGTCACCTGTTACTTTGTCAACAAATGCGGCCTCATCATGTGTCTCTGTGGCAAGTCCGGCACAGGGACCAAAGGACACAACTTGGAGGAGGGAAAGGCAGCTTTCAT GAAAGACGAGTCCAAAGAGCCGATAGTAGAAGTCAGAACAGAGGACGAGTGCACAGCCAATCATAACGCAGCGGGGCCGACAGAACCCAACGAAACCACACCTCTCACAGAGCCAGA GCTGGCGGCTTACACTGCTGCTCTGGCACTGGACACCCTCTCCTCCGTAGCCACCAACTCTGACACAGCCACTGCAACAATTGACCCCGGTCAGGACAGCCCCTCTAGCGAGACCACTACCCTCACTTGTAGCCTGTCCACCCCTGCCAACGACCCCTCAGAACCTTCACCCACCCCCGTCCCGGCCCCGACGCCAGAGTCGAACACCGCCCCGCCGACTCCCGTCATCTCCACCTCCGCCGTCGAAGCTAAAATGGCCCCGTTAGTAGAACAAAGAGGAAGTAACGTCGTAGAAGAACAGGAGAAAAAGACCACCCCGCCTTGTACGCCTGAACGGACTAGAGCTCAAAAGGCTGGGACACCGATACCACCGAAGCGTAGACACTCTCCTAAACTCGCCGCCCTGAATGCTAAAGGTAGCCCCCCTGTATCTCCACTGGCTGCGTCCTCTCCCGTTCTCGAAGGCAAGAAACCAGCTCCGAGTCCACCGGTGAGCAAGCTTTCCAATCCGCCACACGCCGTAGCCTTAGACACCGACACACCAGCACAAACTGCCTCCACTCTCTCAACCACTGCCCCTCCAAAACCAGACCCCGATTCAAATCCAACCGCCCCAGCTCCCAGTGGGTTTAGCCTCACTGCCTTTGACACACATGAGAAACCAGCTGACCAAACTGTTGACGATAACATACCCACTGCCAAAGAAGCTACAACTAGCGCTCCTCCAGTGATCCACGGCGCTCTAAAAGTCCCGGACGCTGAAGAATCTGCTCCTCTAGTTGCAGATGTCCCCTCTCCTTTACCCGTTACTCCCATTGGCCTCGAGGCGCCGGTCTCAAACGATTTCCTCACATCAATGTCAGACACATATGACTTACTAACCCCAGACGCGGGGCCCAAAAGATCAAATTTAGAGCTAGAGCTGTCAAACGGGACAGAAAGATTCTCCGAGCCTCCCGCAGACCTCATTAGCTTAGAGAGCCCGCCCTCTGCCCCCTCTCTGCCCAATGGAGACGGAGCAGACCTCCCCCTCTCAGGCCCAGTTCTGGAGGCATCAGAGACTCTGGCCAAGACTGCTCCTCCTGTCAACGATGA
- the ncam1b gene encoding neural cell adhesion molecule 1b isoform X4, producing MVQLRDIFLALLLVGCTVSLEVLITPSQGEISLGESKFFMCEVVGGAKHIDWFGPRGDRIEPNRPDITVTRNDESSSTLTLYKAGTENAGTYKCVASSGDEQAESTVKVKIFQKITFTNAPSPQEFTEGDNANIICDVISSPPPTVFWKYKGAKIQLEKDVRFKVLGNNHLQIRGIKKTDEGSYTCEGRLMARGEIDLRVIKVVVNVLPTIRVWQSEVNATADVGQPAMLTCAVDGYPEPMVTWTRNDVVLEAGEKYSFNEDGSEMTIMDVTKLDEGEYTCIAKNKAGESEQELSLRVFVKPKITYMVNQSSSEMEEQVTLTCEASGDPTPTINWSYGERVFTEGEQASWTRPEQHKSLDGNVVVRSDARVSSLTLKYVKYTDAGQYLCTARSAIGEDAQMAYLEVRYAPKIHGAVAVYTWEGNAVNISCEVKAHPSDVSIVWLRDGLQLPNSNTTNIKIFRTPLSSYLQITPESENDFGSYNCTASNEMGTESKEFLLIQAEVPSAPSISEVRPFSTTALIQFEEPESTGGVRVLKYRAEWRTHGRGSWVQRIYEVQDGSAGEVTITGLKPETGYEVKLSAINGKGEGENSPAEVFKTEPVRNPNPPKLLGALQPKGNSLKVSWIKQDDGGSPILHYLVRYKPLQATEWKQEIRLPSGSDYVVLSGLEWDTEYNVYVVAENQKGKSQPASMSFRTSTEPDAIPDLGDEAALSMGIMLWAGILVVVFVLLLLAVDVTCYFVNKCGLIMCLCGKSGTGTKGHNLEEGKAAFMKDESKEPIVEVRTEDECTANHNAAGPTEPNETTPLTEPELAAYTAALALDTLSSVATNSDTATATIDPGQDSPSSETTTLTCSLSTPANDPSEPSPTPVPAPTPESNTAPPTPVISTSAVEAKMAPLVEQRGSNVVEEQEKKTTPPCTPERTRAQKAGTPIPPKRRHSPKLAALNAKGSPPVSPLAASSPVLEGKKPAPSPPVSKLSNPPHAVALDTDTPAQTASTLSTTAPPKPDPDSNPTAPAPSGFSLTAFDTHEKPADQTVDDNIPTAKEATTSAPPVIHGALKVPDAEESAPLVADVPSPLPVTPIGLEAPVSNDFLTSMSDTYDLLTPDAGPKRSNLELELSNGTERFSEPPADLISLESPPSAPSLPNGDGADLPLSGPVLEASETLAKTAPPVNDEKIFSDEKGKLEEAELSNALTEIAAEHNSVIQTNTTESKA from the exons TTTCTCTGGAAGTGCTGATCACACCAAGTCAGGGTGAGATTAGTCTTGGAGAGTCCAAATTCTTCATGTGTGAAG TTGTAGGTGGTGCCAAGCATATAGACTGGTTTGGACCACGCGGGGACAGGATAGAACCGAACAGACCAGACATAACGGTGACACGTAACGATGAGTCATCTTCCACCCTGACGCTGTATAAAGCCGGGACTGAAAATGCAGGGACGTACAAGTGTGTAGCTTCCAGCGGAGACGAGCAAGCGGAGTCAACCGTCAAAGTGAAAATCTTtc AAAAAATCACCTTCACGAATGCACCCTCACCCCAAGAGTTTACCGAGGGAGACAACGCAAACATCATCTGTGACGTCATCAGTTCACCTCCGCCCACCGTCTTCTGGAAATATAAAGGAGCAAAAATCCAGCTGGAAAAAGATG TTCGCTTTAAGGTGCTGGGAAACAATCACCTCCAGATCCGTGGCATAAAGAAGACCGATGAGGGCTCGTATACCTGCGAGGGTCGCCTCATGGCCCGCGGCGAGATTGATCTGCGGGTCATCAAGGTCGTCGTGAACG tgcTCCCGACCATCAGGGTATGGCAGTCAGAGGTGAATGCCACAGCAGATGTCGGGCAGCCTGCCATGTTGACTTGTGCGGTTGATGGCTATCCTGAACCCATGGTGACCTGGACAAG GAACGATGTAGTTCTGGAGGCCGGAGAGAAGTACAGCTTTAATGAAGATGGCTCAGAAATGACTATAATGGATGTGACCAAGCTGGATGAAGGAGAGTACACCTGCATCGCCAAGAACAAGGCTGGTGAAAGCGAGCAGGAGCTCAGTCTGAGAGTGTTTG TCAAACCTAAGATCACGTACATGGTAAACCAGAGCAGCTCGGAGATGGAGGAGCAGGTAACTCTGACTTGCGAAGCATCAGGAGATCCCACTCCCACCATCAACTGGAGCTACGGTGAACGCGTCTTCACGGAAGGAGAGcag GCATCATGGACTCGACCCGAGCAGCACAAG AGTCTGGATGGAAATGTGGTGGTGAGGAGTGATGCTCGCGTGTCCTCCCTCACTCTGAAGTATGTCAAGTACACAGACGCCGGGCAGTACCTCTGCACAGCACGCAGTGCAATTGGAGAGGATGCTCAGATGGCATATTTGGAAGTCCGCT ATGCTCCTAAGATCCACGGTGCAGTGGCTGTGTACACCTGGGAGGGAAACGCCGTAAATATCAGTTGCGAGGTCAAGGCTCATCCCAGTGATGTATCTATTGTGTGGCTGAGAGATGGACTGCAGCTCCCCAactccaacaccaccaacatTAAAATCTTCAGAACTCCTTTATCCAGCTACcttcag aTAACACCCGAGTCCGAAAATGACTTTGGGAGCTATAACTGCACTGCTTCAAATGAGATGGGTACAGAGTCCAAGGAGTTCCTGCTCATTCAGGCCG AGGTGCCATCAGCTCCTTCCATCAGCGAGGTGAGACCCTTCTCCACCACAGCACTCATCCAGTTTGAGGAGCCCGAATCGACCGGAGGTGTTCGCGTCCTGAAATACAGAGCGGAGTGGAGGACTCATGGCAGGGGCAGCTGGGTGCAGAGGATCTACGAAGTCCAAGACG GCTCCGCCGGCGAGGTGACTATCACCGGCCTGAAGCCAGAGACGGGCTACGAAGTGAAGTTGTCAGCGATCAACGGGAAGGGCGAAGGTGAAAACAGCCCCGCTGAGGTCTTCAAGACGGAGCCTGTCC GGAATCCCAATCCTCCTAAACTGCTAGGGGCACTTCAACCCAAAGGCAACTCCCTCAAAGTCAGCTGGATCAAGCAGGACGACGGCGGCTCGCCCATTTTACATTATCTTGTCCGCTATAAGCCA CTACAGGCAACAGAGTGGAAACAAGAAATCCGGCTGCCCAGCGGCAGTGACTACGTTGTTCTCAGCGGGTTGGAGTGGGACACCGAATACAACGTGTACGTGGTGGCAGAGAATCAGAAGGGCAAATCGCAGCCGGCGTCCATGTCCTTCAGGACGTCCACAGAGCCAGATGCCATCCCAG ATTTGGGTGATGAAGCGGCGCTCTCCATGGGCATCATGCTCTGGGCAGGGATCCTTGTTGTAGTATTTGTGctcctgctgctggctgtggaCGTCACCTGTTACTTTGTCAACAAATGCGGCCTCATCATGTGTCTCTGTGGCAAGTCCGGCACAGGGACCAAAGGACACAACTTGGAGGAGGGAAAGGCAGCTTTCAT GAAAGACGAGTCCAAAGAGCCGATAGTAGAAGTCAGAACAGAGGACGAGTGCACAGCCAATCATAACGCAGCGGGGCCGACAGAACCCAACGAAACCACACCTCTCACAGAGCCAGA GCTGGCGGCTTACACTGCTGCTCTGGCACTGGACACCCTCTCCTCCGTAGCCACCAACTCTGACACAGCCACTGCAACAATTGACCCCGGTCAGGACAGCCCCTCTAGCGAGACCACTACCCTCACTTGTAGCCTGTCCACCCCTGCCAACGACCCCTCAGAACCTTCACCCACCCCCGTCCCGGCCCCGACGCCAGAGTCGAACACCGCCCCGCCGACTCCCGTCATCTCCACCTCCGCCGTCGAAGCTAAAATGGCCCCGTTAGTAGAACAAAGAGGAAGTAACGTCGTAGAAGAACAGGAGAAAAAGACCACCCCGCCTTGTACGCCTGAACGGACTAGAGCTCAAAAGGCTGGGACACCGATACCACCGAAGCGTAGACACTCTCCTAAACTCGCCGCCCTGAATGCTAAAGGTAGCCCCCCTGTATCTCCACTGGCTGCGTCCTCTCCCGTTCTCGAAGGCAAGAAACCAGCTCCGAGTCCACCGGTGAGCAAGCTTTCCAATCCGCCACACGCCGTAGCCTTAGACACCGACACACCAGCACAAACTGCCTCCACTCTCTCAACCACTGCCCCTCCAAAACCAGACCCCGATTCAAATCCAACCGCCCCAGCTCCCAGTGGGTTTAGCCTCACTGCCTTTGACACACATGAGAAACCAGCTGACCAAACTGTTGACGATAACATACCCACTGCCAAAGAAGCTACAACTAGCGCTCCTCCAGTGATCCACGGCGCTCTAAAAGTCCCGGACGCTGAAGAATCTGCTCCTCTAGTTGCAGATGTCCCCTCTCCTTTACCCGTTACTCCCATTGGCCTCGAGGCGCCGGTCTCAAACGATTTCCTCACATCAATGTCAGACACATATGACTTACTAACCCCAGACGCGGGGCCCAAAAGATCAAATTTAGAGCTAGAGCTGTCAAACGGGACAGAAAGATTCTCCGAGCCTCCCGCAGACCTCATTAGCTTAGAGAGCCCGCCCTCTGCCCCCTCTCTGCCCAATGGAGACGGAGCAGACCTCCCCCTCTCAGGCCCAGTTCTGGAGGCATCAGAGACTCTGGCCAAGACTGCTCCTCCTGTCAACGATGA